Proteins from one Erysipelothrix larvae genomic window:
- a CDS encoding glycosyltransferase, which translates to MRIAYINTVLDYGSTGGLVRACAEDMKQKGHEVLMCYGRYDCKSKEDTFFFGNKLSTWMHFAMTLLFGRHGLHSSFQTRKLLKRLDAFQPDVVHLHNIHGFYLNIEMLFKYLKKKNIRIVWTLHDCWSVSGSSAHFDYDGCEKWDEGCVVCKNTHVYPRVYGFKRQEKNFALKKRLFTSIDIDKMTIVTPSHWLEDLIKTTFLNRYHIVTIYNGISLSRFEAKKVQPALDTVELLGVANVWNKRKGFDDFLELAKMLPKHYHLTLIGLNEKQKDSCPSNVKGILRTSDFHELVKIYQAAHIYLNLSYEETMGLTTVEALACGTPCIVYDKTAVPEVIDTSCGIVCEAGNLSALKSTIESFDFKQFTGDKCVKRAKLFESAIMLAQYSQVLGANHGTN; encoded by the coding sequence ATGAGAATAGCATACATAAATACTGTTTTAGATTATGGCAGTACTGGTGGGCTTGTGCGTGCTTGTGCTGAAGATATGAAGCAAAAAGGTCATGAGGTTTTGATGTGTTATGGACGTTATGACTGTAAATCCAAAGAAGATACCTTTTTCTTTGGAAATAAACTTTCGACCTGGATGCATTTCGCAATGACCTTATTATTTGGAAGACATGGACTGCATTCATCTTTTCAAACACGAAAGTTATTGAAGCGACTGGATGCATTTCAGCCAGATGTTGTCCATTTACATAACATTCATGGGTTTTATCTCAATATTGAGATGTTGTTTAAGTATCTTAAAAAGAAGAATATTCGAATTGTATGGACCCTTCATGATTGTTGGAGTGTCAGTGGTAGCAGTGCTCATTTTGATTACGATGGGTGCGAAAAGTGGGATGAAGGCTGTGTAGTGTGTAAGAACACACATGTCTACCCAAGAGTCTATGGATTTAAACGGCAAGAGAAAAACTTTGCGCTTAAAAAACGATTGTTTACATCGATTGATATCGATAAAATGACCATTGTGACACCCTCACACTGGCTTGAAGATTTGATAAAAACAACCTTCTTAAATCGATATCATATCGTCACAATATACAATGGTATCTCCTTAAGTCGATTTGAAGCCAAGAAAGTACAACCTGCTTTAGATACTGTAGAACTTTTAGGTGTTGCGAATGTTTGGAATAAACGTAAGGGATTTGATGATTTTCTTGAACTTGCCAAAATGCTTCCCAAACACTATCATTTGACATTAATTGGACTCAATGAAAAACAAAAAGACAGCTGTCCGTCAAATGTTAAGGGAATCTTACGAACGTCAGACTTTCATGAGCTTGTAAAAATCTATCAAGCGGCACATATCTATTTAAATCTAAGTTACGAAGAAACCATGGGATTGACGACTGTCGAAGCACTTGCATGTGGTACTCCATGTATTGTTTATGATAAAACTGCGGTACCTGAAGTCATTGACACATCGTGTGGCATTGTTTGTGAAGCAGGTAATTTAAGTGCACTTAAGTCGACCATTGAGTCGTTTGATTTTAAGCAATTCACAGGTGATAAATGTGTTAAGCGGGCTAAATTGTTTGAATCAGCAATTATGCTTGCACAATACAGTCAGGTACTAGGAGCAAATCATGGAACAAATTAG
- a CDS encoding glycosyltransferase family 1 protein, giving the protein MEQIRVLYIHGGTLARGGTESFMMNTLRTISRDIHIDFVVHGDEKGVYDDEVEALGSSLMHVPIKSKDPLGNKRMLTKIMREGNYDIVHAHLNAMNGPALKIAKACGIKVRISHSHASEHYTQNPLKTYLNNRAMKSIPKVATDLFSCSQKAGDFLYGTHPYTIWYNAVELDRFAFDRNKQEKLKAELNLSDKRVYGHIGRFNFQKNHPQLIKIFEAIHREDPKSHLVLVGTGEREMEIQQLIHSLALDDAITHLGSISNVHEILNLFDLFVLPSLFEGLPYVLVEAQANGLPIISSDNIDQETKINDNFIFIDPNDIERWVKTAQTLELKDRSIDVQRFIDRGFELKSATQKLEHYYKERVKGNTV; this is encoded by the coding sequence ATGGAACAAATTAGAGTGCTTTATATACATGGTGGAACCTTAGCACGCGGTGGTACTGAATCCTTTATGATGAATACGTTGCGTACAATCTCACGCGATATTCATATTGACTTCGTAGTCCACGGTGATGAAAAAGGTGTGTATGATGATGAAGTCGAGGCTTTGGGTTCAAGCCTTATGCACGTACCCATTAAGAGTAAAGACCCACTTGGGAATAAGCGCATGCTTACTAAAATAATGCGTGAAGGAAATTATGACATTGTGCATGCCCATTTAAATGCCATGAATGGTCCTGCACTTAAGATTGCGAAAGCATGTGGCATTAAGGTGCGTATTTCACACTCACATGCAAGTGAACATTACACACAAAACCCACTTAAGACATATCTAAACAATCGCGCAATGAAAAGCATTCCTAAGGTTGCTACTGATTTGTTCTCATGTTCTCAAAAGGCCGGGGATTTTTTGTATGGCACGCATCCCTATACAATATGGTACAATGCAGTCGAGCTGGATCGTTTTGCATTTGATCGTAACAAACAAGAAAAACTTAAAGCAGAACTCAATTTAAGCGATAAGCGTGTCTACGGTCATATCGGACGGTTTAACTTCCAAAAGAACCATCCTCAATTGATTAAGATTTTTGAAGCCATTCACCGTGAAGATCCAAAGTCACACCTTGTGCTTGTCGGAACAGGTGAGCGCGAAATGGAAATCCAACAGTTGATTCATTCGCTTGCACTTGATGATGCAATAACACACTTGGGTTCGATATCCAATGTTCATGAAATATTGAATCTGTTTGATCTCTTTGTGTTGCCATCATTGTTTGAAGGACTTCCGTATGTATTGGTGGAAGCACAAGCGAATGGACTTCCAATCATTTCATCTGACAACATTGATCAAGAGACGAAAATCAATGATAATTTTATCTTTATTGATCCCAATGATATTGAGCGTTGGGTAAAAACGGCTCAAACACTTGAACTTAAGGATCGAAGTATTGATGTTCAAAGATTTATTGATCGAGGATTTGAACTCAAATCCGCAACACAAAAATTGGAGCATTATTATAAGGAGCGCGTGAAAGGAAACACTGTATGA
- a CDS encoding EpsG family protein has protein sequence MTLAYFVTITMLLTYLINSALVCYSKKPQNKEAYRFYIVLAYLVYMFVTVFRPMGPGLGGTDTWGYRNYFLSSRGSLMHGLTVQTYEKGYAFFVWFVRLFTTEYRVVLFLVHSFIFVSTVSFLKKIRFNKYSFITIMALVFLALDSINIVRIIVAVCISYYLYDALYQGRIYKALGIILLASSVHISAVILFVVYFIYIVKRYEKDFSLDKLMILTFVFMIGTFIAIHVMDSIINQTKYVFYDQDEGIAFPSYIMFLGVFLVSIMQYKKLVKFDKINEVLIYALSVGLVILPLQYRYAIMYRMLLYIHPIMFTLIPAIFVEDEPSFDEHKLTKIAINCMLVMFIVYRIYSFFTGELVDLGSFGGF, from the coding sequence ATGACACTTGCGTACTTTGTCACAATAACCATGCTGTTGACCTATCTCATAAACAGTGCACTGGTATGTTATTCAAAGAAACCACAAAACAAAGAAGCGTATCGATTTTACATTGTCCTTGCTTACCTTGTTTATATGTTTGTAACTGTATTTCGTCCCATGGGTCCTGGCTTGGGTGGAACGGATACGTGGGGGTATCGAAACTACTTCCTGAGTTCAAGAGGATCGCTGATGCATGGACTCACGGTTCAAACATACGAAAAAGGGTATGCCTTTTTTGTTTGGTTTGTACGCCTATTTACTACAGAATATCGCGTTGTCTTGTTTCTTGTGCATTCATTTATCTTTGTCAGTACTGTATCATTTCTCAAGAAAATACGCTTTAATAAATACTCATTTATAACCATTATGGCCCTTGTTTTTCTCGCACTGGATAGCATTAATATTGTCCGTATCATTGTGGCGGTCTGTATCTCTTACTATCTATACGATGCACTATATCAGGGACGCATATATAAAGCGCTGGGGATCATTCTCTTAGCAAGTTCTGTTCATATTTCAGCGGTGATTCTTTTTGTGGTGTACTTTATCTATATCGTGAAGCGCTATGAAAAAGATTTTTCACTGGATAAATTAATGATTTTAACCTTTGTGTTTATGATTGGAACCTTTATCGCAATCCATGTGATGGACTCAATCATCAATCAAACCAAGTATGTATTCTATGATCAAGATGAAGGGATTGCCTTTCCAAGCTATATCATGTTTCTGGGTGTGTTCTTGGTATCAATCATGCAGTATAAAAAATTGGTAAAATTTGATAAAATAAATGAGGTGTTGATTTATGCACTATCTGTTGGATTGGTTATTTTACCGCTTCAATACCGCTATGCGATTATGTATCGGATGTTGTTGTACATCCATCCAATTATGTTTACGTTAATACCCGCGATTTTTGTGGAAGATGAACCGTCTTTTGATGAGCATAAGTTGACGAAAATCGCAATAAATTGTATGCTAGTAATGTTTATAGTCTACCGTATTTATAGTTTCTTTACGGGTGAATTGGTAGACTTAGGAAGTTTTGGGGGTTTTTAA
- a CDS encoding glycosyltransferase, whose protein sequence is MRVLFINSVVDYGSTGKIVRDLANGLKQEGHEVLIAYGRNGTNNPDDTLDIQDKLGSAWHLLMSRLLGRHGLHSKRATRKLINAIESFKPDVIHMHNLHGYYLHVPMLLKALQNSDAKLVLTLHDCWTFSGSSAYFDYHGVSGWHEGVVQCNSTRDYPEVLGFANQKRNMKWKRNSFTKLNNLSVITPSDWLTQLAQASILGKFPITTIHNGIDLSVFKPTKGLNLKEISDADTVILGVSSIWERRKGLDILIEMSNKLEDHENLVLVGLSQKQIDALPPHVIGISRTSSMEELAKLYSRANVFVNPTLEDNFPTTNLESLACGTPVITFDTGGSPEAIDGSTGVVCKIKTAQSLIESIRNGKFEPGCNSDCVQRAHLMFSKERMIANYLKQLVG, encoded by the coding sequence ATGAGAGTCCTTTTCATTAATTCTGTTGTAGATTATGGGAGTACTGGGAAAATTGTGCGTGATCTTGCGAATGGATTGAAACAAGAAGGACACGAAGTGTTGATTGCTTATGGTCGCAATGGCACAAACAATCCAGATGATACCCTTGATATCCAAGATAAACTTGGATCTGCGTGGCATTTGTTAATGTCGCGTTTATTGGGGCGTCATGGCTTGCATTCAAAACGTGCAACCCGAAAACTAATTAATGCGATAGAGTCGTTTAAACCGGACGTCATTCATATGCATAATCTCCATGGATATTACCTTCATGTACCCATGCTTTTAAAAGCACTTCAAAATTCAGATGCAAAGCTTGTTTTAACATTGCATGATTGTTGGACGTTTTCTGGAAGCAGTGCTTACTTTGATTATCATGGTGTCAGTGGGTGGCATGAGGGGGTTGTGCAATGTAACTCAACGAGGGATTATCCCGAGGTGTTGGGTTTTGCGAATCAAAAACGAAATATGAAATGGAAACGGAACTCTTTTACGAAGCTAAACAACCTGAGTGTGATTACGCCATCCGATTGGCTCACCCAGCTTGCGCAAGCATCAATATTAGGGAAGTTTCCAATTACCACAATTCATAATGGGATTGACTTATCTGTGTTTAAACCAACTAAAGGTCTTAACTTAAAAGAAATTAGCGATGCCGACACAGTGATTTTAGGTGTGAGTAGCATTTGGGAACGACGAAAAGGGTTGGATATTCTGATTGAAATGTCAAATAAACTTGAGGATCATGAGAATTTGGTGCTTGTTGGATTGTCCCAAAAACAAATCGACGCCTTACCGCCACATGTGATTGGCATCAGTCGTACATCGAGTATGGAAGAGCTTGCTAAGCTTTATTCACGAGCGAATGTGTTTGTCAATCCAACCTTAGAAGACAACTTTCCAACCACGAACCTTGAAAGTTTAGCGTGTGGCACACCGGTTATAACCTTCGATACCGGTGGTAGTCCTGAGGCAATTGATGGGAGTACGGGGGTTGTGTGTAAAATAAAGACAGCTCAGAGCTTAATTGAATCCATTCGAAATGGAAAATTTGAACCTGGATGCAATTCAGATTGTGTCCAACGCGCGCACTTAATGTTTAGTAAAGAACGCATGATTGCGAATTATCTCAAACAACTGGTGGGATAA
- a CDS encoding Stealth CR1 domain-containing protein, whose protein sequence is MNQAIDFVVMWVDGNDPIWREKKKHYKTDNVFKEDDSEVRYRDWDNLEIWLKSVETFAPWVRNVFIITDNQQPKMNGNNPKVRIVDHKDFIPEQYLPVFSANPIELNVHRIEGLSEQFVLFNDDMFLIRPVAPTDFFDNGNPKDMYGLNVVAGIGMKEIIQNITLNDVSLINAHFNKGESLKKNRSKWYSLKNGPYLLRTLLLKPWGFFTGFVEPHVANSYLKSTFEEVWTKEYDVLDQTCYRKFRNIGDVNQWLIRYWQLASGISVNRNYNFGKFFDVTDENVDACAQWIMNQKSSIVCINDKESIRDFESVKNKLNHALESVISMEGK, encoded by the coding sequence ATGAATCAAGCTATAGATTTTGTCGTAATGTGGGTGGATGGAAATGACCCAATATGGCGTGAAAAGAAAAAACACTATAAAACTGATAACGTCTTTAAAGAAGATGATTCAGAGGTCCGATATCGAGATTGGGACAATTTAGAGATATGGTTAAAGAGTGTCGAGACATTTGCACCTTGGGTGCGTAATGTATTTATTATTACAGACAATCAGCAACCTAAGATGAATGGTAATAATCCAAAAGTGCGAATCGTAGACCACAAGGATTTTATTCCTGAACAATACCTTCCCGTATTTAGTGCGAATCCCATTGAATTGAATGTGCATCGAATCGAAGGATTGTCTGAGCAGTTCGTCTTATTTAATGATGATATGTTTCTGATACGACCGGTAGCCCCTACAGATTTTTTTGATAATGGAAATCCAAAGGATATGTATGGGTTAAATGTTGTTGCTGGCATTGGAATGAAAGAAATTATTCAAAATATTACCCTTAATGATGTGAGTTTAATCAACGCTCACTTTAATAAAGGTGAGTCCTTGAAAAAAAATCGTTCAAAGTGGTACTCATTAAAAAATGGACCGTATTTACTGCGAACCTTATTACTGAAACCATGGGGCTTTTTTACAGGATTTGTGGAACCACATGTTGCGAATAGCTATCTTAAATCAACATTTGAAGAAGTGTGGACAAAGGAATATGATGTTTTAGATCAAACATGTTATCGTAAGTTCAGAAATATCGGTGATGTGAATCAATGGTTGATTCGCTATTGGCAACTAGCATCGGGTATATCAGTTAACCGAAACTATAATTTCGGTAAATTTTTTGATGTTACTGATGAAAATGTAGACGCATGTGCTCAGTGGATTATGAATCAAAAAAGTTCAATTGTTTGCATCAATGATAAAGAGTCAATTCGTGATTTTGAAAGTGTAAAGAATAAACTGAATCATGCTTTGGAATCTGTAATTTCTATGGAAGGTAAGTAA
- a CDS encoding O-antigen ligase family protein: protein MKKLNLNVTTIGIANAVMLLLVSLFKEVRLFRPLHSVFQILLLVGILVGGLVIGYNFFDQKEKTLFDKLSYGLVITLVISSVLSPQWRSESIKDSAVTGICVLAIFPLINGLYVHKKHRFSLNVIRLIMICVTIISFASIVLFFISPLIQFDLLGETIKIGMSTNRLFGLYHSLSLPIAASSLILGFSFRFNPLYVNSTDQRFLFISNLIVNFVFVALSFSYGVIIALIVSVAYVSFFGVLKLKKKVLVAILVAVFAASAFGGALYVTRVGIFAVRNVSDTGGTIEDPDEPQVPDDIWKEQHYGILTGRDTIWLYGLTHLKERPLIGFGAAAFYGDLVLGTQELQSLHNVYVQSLVSGGIIHSVFSFWVIGLIVIRSLRYSIKSQQGQHYMYNLALIGLLVFSVIGGFVETNLLYVNRFPQYIFWICLSLLTFNVSKPRYDEVQ, encoded by the coding sequence ATGAAAAAACTCAATTTAAATGTCACAACAATCGGCATTGCGAATGCTGTGATGTTATTACTTGTATCACTATTTAAAGAAGTAAGACTATTCAGACCCTTACACTCTGTGTTTCAAATTCTATTATTAGTTGGGATTCTAGTGGGTGGATTGGTAATCGGTTATAACTTTTTTGATCAAAAAGAAAAAACCCTGTTTGATAAGCTGAGCTATGGACTAGTGATTACCTTAGTAATATCCTCTGTATTATCACCACAATGGCGTAGCGAAAGTATTAAAGACAGTGCTGTCACAGGAATTTGCGTATTAGCAATCTTTCCGCTTATTAATGGGCTGTATGTCCATAAGAAGCATCGGTTTTCTTTGAATGTAATCCGATTAATCATGATTTGTGTCACAATTATCTCATTTGCTTCCATCGTGCTCTTTTTTATCAGTCCTTTAATTCAGTTTGATTTATTGGGTGAAACGATAAAAATTGGGATGAGTACAAATCGACTTTTTGGCCTGTATCATTCCTTATCCCTGCCAATTGCGGCATCATCGCTTATTCTAGGCTTTAGTTTCCGCTTTAATCCACTATATGTAAACTCGACAGATCAACGATTTCTATTCATCAGTAATTTAATCGTGAACTTCGTGTTTGTTGCTTTGTCCTTTTCATATGGTGTCATTATTGCATTAATTGTGAGTGTTGCTTATGTTAGCTTTTTTGGTGTTTTGAAACTTAAGAAAAAAGTGTTGGTTGCGATTTTAGTTGCGGTGTTTGCAGCGAGTGCGTTTGGGGGTGCGTTATATGTGACCCGTGTCGGTATATTTGCAGTCAGAAATGTGAGTGATACAGGGGGTACCATCGAAGATCCAGATGAACCACAAGTTCCAGATGATATCTGGAAGGAACAACATTATGGCATTCTTACTGGACGTGATACAATTTGGCTGTATGGATTAACCCATCTCAAAGAACGCCCTCTCATTGGGTTTGGAGCAGCAGCCTTTTATGGTGATTTAGTTTTAGGAACTCAAGAACTCCAATCTTTACACAATGTTTATGTTCAAAGCCTTGTGAGTGGTGGTATTATACATTCCGTCTTTTCTTTCTGGGTTATTGGTTTGATTGTTATACGGTCATTAAGATACTCAATTAAGAGTCAACAAGGTCAACATTACATGTATAATTTAGCATTAATAGGATTACTGGTGTTTAGCGTAATCGGTGGTTTTGTAGAAACGAATTTATTATATGTAAATCGTTTCCCACAATACATATTCTGGATCTGCTTAAGCCTTTTAACCTTCAATGTATCAAAACCACGTTATGATGAAGTTCAATAA
- a CDS encoding ISL3 family transposase, with the protein MNANATLLSNEKILELFNLEHHQVQKIDIKGQSDALNVYITLQVEEQTCPICESKTSTIKDYSEKKLLHSLVTHIPCYIRYRARRYKCTTCNKCFFEHNPFAYRNMKITQLTVYNVLNDLKSPHETFTTVANRYRLSPTTVSSIFDSHVSVSRQKLPAYLLIDECYAYHSDRSDYVCVLIDAMTKNIVDILPSRKKQDLVAYFSQIPLEERKGVLGIGIDMWYSYRVVAKQFLPNAFISVDRFHVYSDLMKRIDSIRVDTMKKLKPPKNWKQTEDKVKRQEYYKRDQQYYLLKKFNWLLYKNPKATTTVKDKKYNIFDPNVPKQRNKKLGKFLNLYDIIDLILQTSNGLEDAYNMKFLLDQFFNESKAENAHENLNTLIRVMAQSRVASIVDFSRTLGKWKNEIVATFNKVEKCTKVTNKKTGETHYEVSITHINSALIENRNRIIKQIKNNASGYRNWERFRNRVLYVLNEDATYRINPIIKTTYDKGLS; encoded by the coding sequence ATGAACGCTAATGCCACTCTTTTAAGTAACGAAAAAATTCTTGAATTATTTAACTTAGAACACCATCAAGTCCAGAAGATTGATATCAAAGGTCAAAGTGACGCATTGAATGTGTACATTACGCTTCAGGTAGAGGAACAAACATGCCCAATTTGTGAAAGCAAAACATCCACAATCAAAGATTATTCTGAAAAGAAGCTTCTCCACTCACTGGTAACACATATACCCTGTTACATTCGTTACCGTGCACGACGTTATAAATGCACAACGTGTAATAAATGCTTTTTTGAACACAATCCATTTGCGTATCGAAATATGAAGATTACTCAGCTGACCGTATATAATGTCCTGAATGATCTTAAATCGCCACATGAAACGTTTACCACAGTTGCCAATAGATATCGGTTATCTCCCACTACAGTATCATCTATTTTCGATTCCCACGTTTCTGTCTCCAGACAAAAACTACCCGCTTATCTGCTTATTGATGAATGTTATGCGTACCACAGTGATCGCAGTGATTATGTATGCGTTCTTATTGATGCAATGACAAAGAATATCGTAGATATATTACCGTCCCGTAAGAAACAAGACTTAGTCGCGTATTTTAGCCAAATCCCCCTTGAAGAACGCAAAGGAGTCTTAGGTATTGGAATCGACATGTGGTATAGCTATAGAGTCGTCGCAAAACAATTCCTTCCAAACGCGTTTATCAGTGTTGATCGTTTTCATGTTTATAGTGATTTAATGAAACGTATCGACTCTATTAGGGTAGACACTATGAAGAAACTAAAACCTCCTAAGAACTGGAAGCAAACAGAAGATAAAGTCAAAAGACAAGAATATTATAAGCGTGACCAGCAATACTATCTGCTTAAAAAGTTCAACTGGTTACTCTATAAAAACCCCAAAGCAACAACCACAGTTAAAGATAAGAAATACAATATATTTGATCCAAATGTACCGAAACAACGCAATAAGAAATTGGGAAAGTTTCTAAACCTTTACGACATAATAGACCTAATTCTTCAAACGAGCAATGGCCTTGAAGATGCATATAACATGAAGTTCTTACTCGATCAATTCTTCAATGAATCAAAAGCTGAGAATGCACACGAGAATCTGAACACACTCATCAGAGTGATGGCTCAGAGTAGAGTTGCATCAATTGTTGATTTTAGCCGAACTTTAGGAAAGTGGAAAAATGAAATTGTCGCAACTTTCAATAAAGTAGAAAAATGCACAAAGGTCACAAATAAGAAAACAGGAGAAACCCATTATGAAGTTTCCATAACACACATAAACAGTGCGTTGATTGAGAATCGAAATCGCATAATCAAGCAAATAAAAAACAATGCAAGTGGCTATCGTAATTGGGAGCGGTTTAGGAATCGTGTGTTGTATGTGCTTAATGAAGACGCAACATATCGAATTAACCCAATAATTAAAACAACCTATGACAAAGGACTCTCTTAA
- a CDS encoding DUF6431 domain-containing protein: MITVFSNTFNNKQFSQKEYYKFLNSINPKTIPCPCCSKTDTLIRYGYYPKTIITGRLTIVVEIARFFCNQCKRTHAIIPSNLLPYFQLSVPTIEIILTHELDSTLLTDIDESTYIRIKIRFNDYESVRHLSYLERLNYFILSTKRNIYHSAITSPT, encoded by the coding sequence ATGATAACAGTTTTCTCAAACACATTCAATAATAAACAGTTTTCTCAAAAGGAATATTACAAATTTCTCAATTCAATTAATCCAAAAACAATACCTTGTCCGTGCTGTTCAAAAACAGATACACTGATTCGTTATGGATACTATCCGAAAACCATAATTACTGGGCGATTAACCATTGTCGTAGAAATCGCACGTTTCTTTTGTAATCAATGTAAGAGAACTCATGCAATAATACCAAGTAACTTACTTCCCTATTTTCAACTGTCTGTACCCACAATTGAAATAATATTAACCCATGAACTTGATAGCACGCTTTTAACTGATATTGATGAATCAACATATATTCGGATAAAAATACGTTTTAACGATTATGAATCGGTGAGACATTTAAGTTATTTGGAACGATTGAATTACTTCATATTATCCACAAAACGGAATATCTATCATTCCGCCATTACTTCACCAACATGA
- a CDS encoding LCP family protein — MASEVDEAFESKTRIIATYRYDQEVTQRVSKPSVLKETYSIFLSGIDKYGPVSTVSRSDVNMIITINPKEHQILLTSIPRDYFVTLATSNAKDKLTHAGLYGVEESMKTLENLFGIDIDYYIRVNFTSVNKIVDALGGVEVYTKYNFISSGGKYSFKEGNNYVNGDSALSFVRERYHLPGGDNARVYHQQQLIQGILNKATSPSIITRYASVLDSISDSIQMSLTQEELTAIIRDQMDTMKTWDVQQYQVSGTGSYSETYSWKGKQLYVMIPNELTVQKAASYIHQMENGQRIDVSK; from the coding sequence ATGGCCAGTGAGGTTGATGAGGCATTTGAATCAAAAACACGCATTATCGCAACGTATCGATATGATCAAGAGGTTACACAACGTGTCAGCAAGCCCAGTGTCCTCAAAGAGACCTACAGTATCTTCTTAAGTGGGATTGATAAGTATGGCCCTGTTTCAACGGTTTCAAGATCCGATGTGAATATGATTATTACAATAAATCCTAAAGAACATCAAATTCTACTAACCAGTATTCCACGGGATTATTTTGTGACCTTAGCAACATCAAATGCCAAAGATAAATTAACCCATGCTGGATTATATGGGGTTGAGGAATCCATGAAAACACTTGAGAATTTATTTGGTATTGATATCGACTATTATATTCGCGTAAACTTTACATCGGTTAATAAGATTGTGGATGCCTTAGGTGGCGTCGAAGTGTATACAAAATATAATTTTATTTCATCCGGTGGGAAGTATTCCTTTAAAGAAGGCAATAATTATGTGAATGGGGATAGTGCCTTATCCTTTGTTCGTGAACGGTATCATTTACCAGGGGGCGATAATGCACGGGTCTACCATCAACAACAACTCATTCAAGGAATCCTAAATAAGGCAACATCTCCTTCAATTATCACGCGTTATGCATCGGTCTTGGACTCAATATCTGATTCAATTCAAATGAGTTTAACACAAGAAGAACTTACTGCGATTATTCGTGATCAAATGGATACAATGAAAACATGGGATGTTCAACAATACCAAGTGAGTGGAACGGGGAGTTATTCAGAAACATATAGTTGGAAAGGAAAACAGCTTTATGTTATGATACCTAATGAATTAACTGTACAAAAAGCAGCATCATACATTCACCAAATGGAAAATGGACAACGCATTGACGTGAGTAAATAA